One Brevibacillus choshinensis genomic window carries:
- a CDS encoding nucleoside deaminase — protein MKSNPFMQQAIELAYENTLKNQGKPFGAVIVKDGKVIGTGVNDVLATHDVTAHAEMQAIREACKTLDSPSLEGCEVYASGQPCPMCLAAIYWTGAKTVYYSYTEKDAAEVGMSTKYVYEQLALPYEKQALPILHLKNEEESKNPFALWKQTMTNK, from the coding sequence GTGAAATCAAATCCATTCATGCAGCAAGCAATCGAATTGGCGTACGAAAACACCTTGAAGAATCAAGGCAAACCTTTTGGTGCGGTCATTGTAAAAGACGGGAAAGTGATTGGAACCGGAGTAAACGATGTGCTCGCCACCCATGATGTGACGGCTCATGCCGAAATGCAGGCCATTCGGGAAGCATGTAAAACTTTGGACAGCCCTTCGCTCGAAGGCTGCGAAGTATACGCCAGTGGACAGCCTTGCCCCATGTGTCTCGCTGCGATCTACTGGACAGGCGCTAAAACCGTATATTATTCCTACACCGAGAAGGATGCCGCAGAGGTTGGAATGAGCACCAAATACGTTTATGAACAACTGGCGCTTCCTTATGAAAAACAAGCCTTGCCGATCTTGCACCTGAAGAATGAAGAGGAGTCCAAAAATCCATTCGCGCTATGGAAGCAAACCATGACGAACAAGTAA
- a CDS encoding MFS transporter has protein sequence MSNHSSFPLLLVNMFLAMLGIGLVIPVLPQFLHEFGAGGQAAGYMVSCFGLTQFLFSPIAGTIADKYGRKPMIVLGLCLFALSNLTAAIADDLLLLFVSRLIGGAGSAALVPSIMAYAADITTNEQRTKVMSYIGASMSSGFIIGPGVGGLLAEYGMRAPFYASACIGVLAMIGSMIFLPESLSLEKRLTRQQSKEKKPNVFLQLALSIKSRFFVLLFLVFAVTFGLTHFEAIYPLYVVQKYGFTTRDIAILFTLCSLIATFNQVMLTTRLIRRFGEKKTINFTLLLSSISLVFLIFFGHFLYVMFITMLFFTCNNILRPTINTLLSKRAGEEQGFVAGMNNAYMSLGNIFGPALAGFLFDVQINLPYLFGALVLLVAYFVSVKWIERKKAVTSMEWN, from the coding sequence GTGTCTAACCATTCCTCATTCCCACTGCTACTCGTTAACATGTTTCTCGCGATGCTCGGCATCGGACTCGTCATTCCGGTCTTGCCGCAGTTTCTGCATGAATTTGGCGCTGGTGGACAAGCAGCCGGTTATATGGTCTCCTGCTTTGGGCTCACTCAGTTTCTTTTCTCCCCCATTGCCGGCACTATCGCGGATAAGTACGGACGAAAGCCGATGATTGTCCTCGGGCTATGCTTGTTCGCTCTTTCCAACCTCACGGCAGCCATCGCTGACGATTTGCTGCTTTTGTTCGTGTCACGTCTGATCGGTGGTGCCGGCTCTGCCGCTCTGGTGCCATCCATCATGGCGTATGCGGCGGATATTACAACGAACGAGCAGCGTACCAAAGTCATGTCGTATATTGGCGCGTCCATGTCCTCCGGTTTTATCATCGGGCCAGGTGTCGGGGGATTGCTCGCTGAGTACGGCATGCGTGCGCCTTTTTACGCCTCTGCGTGCATCGGTGTTCTCGCGATGATCGGCAGCATGATCTTTTTGCCTGAGTCGCTTTCGTTGGAAAAGCGTTTGACGCGCCAGCAATCCAAGGAAAAAAAGCCCAACGTTTTCCTGCAGCTTGCCTTATCGATCAAATCTCGTTTTTTTGTTCTGCTATTCCTTGTCTTTGCAGTTACCTTCGGCCTTACCCACTTTGAAGCGATTTACCCTCTATACGTTGTTCAAAAGTATGGCTTTACCACCCGTGACATCGCCATCTTGTTCACGCTATGCTCTTTGATTGCCACGTTCAATCAAGTGATGCTGACTACCCGGCTCATTCGACGATTCGGGGAAAAGAAAACGATCAATTTCACATTGCTGTTGTCTTCGATCTCGCTTGTCTTTCTGATCTTCTTTGGTCATTTTTTGTATGTGATGTTCATCACGATGCTGTTTTTCACTTGCAACAACATCTTGCGGCCAACGATCAATACCCTTCTTTCCAAGAGAGCCGGGGAAGAACAGGGATTCGTCGCTGGAATGAACAATGCTTATATGAGTCTGGGCAATATTTTCGGACCCGCACTTGCCGGCTTCCTGTTCGATGTGCAAATCAATTTGCCTTATCTGTTTGGAGCATTGGTCCTTTTGGTTGCCTACTTCGTCTCTGTCAAGTGGATCGAGAGGAAGAAAGCTGTCACAAGCATGGAATGGAATTAA
- a CDS encoding MerR family transcriptional regulator, producing MRISELSKITGASARSIRHYEKKNLLSSVRLENDYRVFDESAIRRIRIIQLYLGLGLTTEQIEEILRGEESAPSDYAFCTEMLDLYQEKLDQVNRQLDALGALKDRLEYQIQTMVDKRESKERSQSVG from the coding sequence TTGCGAATCAGTGAATTGTCAAAGATAACCGGTGCGAGTGCCAGGTCCATCCGCCATTACGAAAAGAAAAACCTGCTGTCTTCCGTTCGGCTGGAAAATGATTATCGGGTGTTCGATGAGTCTGCCATCAGGCGGATTCGGATTATCCAATTATATTTAGGGCTAGGCCTGACCACCGAGCAAATCGAGGAAATCCTCCGAGGCGAGGAAAGCGCTCCGTCCGACTACGCCTTTTGCACCGAAATGCTCGACTTGTATCAGGAGAAGCTGGATCAGGTCAATCGTCAGCTGGACGCCTTAGGAGCGCTCAAAGACCGATTGGAGTACCAGATCCAAACGATGGTCGATAAGCGAGAAAGCAAAGAGAGATCCCAGTCAGTTGGATGA
- a CDS encoding methyl-accepting chemotaxis protein: protein MKLTIGKKLIGSFLIIAILLGITSAISSYYLQKIDEADTDLIERRAVILSNVQKIQVEMSKETSRLRGYLLTREQEFSNGVHTSYDASTSLIRETRSLSQIKELQEGLQALEELNHEFKQKYDRLFTMVQSNQSEIELMDYYKQEVLPLGRLLDSQVEKLATYQLQSMNEASKRNTALVDSAIANVASLSVFAFVLAILIGYFSSRMITKPIVAIAKVAERIASGDLTVEDIRVKNRDEIGNLAISFKQMADNLRDLVRQISISSEHVVMSSEELTASAGQSSKATETITLTIQEISANTEKQSQSVQESVVAINEMSSGIQQIASSAQMTSSLSVQTSQKALEGNRAIQTTVKQMDSIHSTMNHLAKSVREMEGHSKGIAQIVEVISDISAQTNLLALNAAIESARAGEQGRGFAVVADEVRKLAEQSTQSAEKIAHLVTTIESYTHKVVESMEAGVKEVNEGIQVVHAAGQLFEDIKQNIDEVSGQVQEISAASQQISASTEQVIHSIEEISEGSKHIASESQNVSASAEEQLASMEEITSSSASLTKMAEELQDTVGKFNV, encoded by the coding sequence GTGAAATTGACTATTGGGAAGAAGTTGATTGGCTCTTTTTTAATTATTGCGATATTACTAGGAATTACGAGTGCAATCTCATCGTATTACCTGCAAAAAATTGACGAAGCAGATACGGATTTGATTGAAAGACGTGCTGTCATTCTATCTAATGTCCAAAAAATACAAGTGGAAATGTCCAAAGAAACTAGCAGATTACGCGGATATTTGCTTACACGGGAACAGGAATTCTCAAATGGTGTACATACTTCTTACGATGCATCAACTAGTCTCATCCGAGAGACTCGTAGTCTGTCTCAAATTAAAGAATTACAAGAGGGATTGCAAGCATTAGAGGAATTAAATCATGAATTCAAGCAGAAATATGATCGGCTGTTTACCATGGTTCAAAGTAACCAATCCGAAATCGAACTAATGGATTACTATAAGCAAGAAGTATTACCTTTAGGCAGACTACTTGATTCGCAAGTAGAAAAGCTAGCCACTTATCAACTACAATCCATGAATGAAGCCAGTAAAAGAAACACAGCGCTCGTCGATTCTGCAATTGCAAATGTCGCCTCGCTTAGTGTTTTTGCCTTTGTCTTAGCGATTTTGATTGGCTATTTTAGTTCAAGGATGATCACCAAGCCTATAGTAGCCATTGCCAAAGTCGCTGAGCGAATCGCTTCCGGTGATTTAACCGTAGAGGACATTCGTGTGAAAAATAGAGATGAAATAGGTAATCTTGCTATATCGTTCAAACAAATGGCTGATAATCTCCGTGATTTGGTTCGGCAAATCAGCATCAGCTCTGAACATGTGGTTATGTCCTCAGAAGAGCTAACGGCAAGTGCAGGACAATCCAGTAAGGCCACTGAAACGATCACGTTGACTATCCAGGAAATTTCGGCAAATACCGAAAAGCAATCGCAAAGTGTACAAGAAAGTGTTGTAGCCATCAACGAAATGTCATCAGGCATCCAGCAAATTGCGTCAAGTGCTCAAATGACTTCTTCTTTATCCGTCCAAACGTCTCAAAAAGCGTTGGAAGGAAATCGAGCAATACAAACGACAGTCAAGCAAATGGATTCTATCCATAGCACAATGAATCATTTAGCGAAATCAGTAAGGGAAATGGAAGGGCATTCTAAAGGAATTGCACAAATTGTGGAGGTCATATCTGACATTTCCGCACAAACGAATTTGTTAGCATTAAACGCTGCAATAGAATCGGCTAGAGCAGGAGAACAAGGTCGCGGGTTTGCAGTGGTCGCTGATGAGGTTCGTAAACTAGCGGAACAATCTACGCAATCTGCCGAAAAAATTGCACATTTGGTAACTACGATCGAAAGTTACACTCATAAGGTGGTTGAATCGATGGAAGCCGGAGTGAAAGAGGTAAATGAAGGCATTCAAGTCGTTCATGCCGCTGGGCAATTGTTCGAAGATATTAAGCAAAATATTGACGAAGTTTCAGGGCAAGTTCAAGAAATATCGGCAGCTTCCCAACAAATATCAGCAAGCACGGAGCAAGTCATTCATTCGATTGAAGAAATTTCAGAGGGATCAAAACATATAGCCTCGGAATCACAAAATGTATCCGCCTCTGCGGAAGAGCAATTGGCTTCGATGGAGGAAATCACATCCTCTTCTGCCTCATTGACGAAAATGGCAGAAGAACTGCAAGATACGGTTGGAAAATTTAATGTTTAA
- a CDS encoding HD-GYP domain-containing protein, whose product MPKTKTRKILKLENSFPLGTIYIVVFVLTVWIDGYVFPEKNLLALYLFNIIIAGTIFWRSLAFQIIMTGLLTWLYYYFAPFPAPNMEIIIIRGLTHFLAILSISMIIKYYKRENESTLNLALALAKSLDARDKYTALHSEHVANYACMIAKEMGLSRKKCEQIHLGGLLHDIGKIGISESILLKPSRLTLEEYELIKQHPAIGYQMVKHITFFQKNGILDAILYHHEHFDGTGYPQGLKGKQIPLIARILAVADSFDAMTSSRVYRDKSDKNHAIDQLKKNAGTQFDPAIVDVFINIIADRSGGRKHPCHSLHRSPGGQWHRLR is encoded by the coding sequence ATGCCGAAAACAAAAACTCGGAAAATATTGAAACTGGAGAACTCTTTTCCACTCGGCACTATATACATTGTTGTTTTTGTGCTAACGGTGTGGATTGATGGTTACGTCTTTCCAGAAAAGAATTTATTAGCTTTGTATTTGTTTAATATTATAATTGCAGGGACCATTTTTTGGAGAAGCCTCGCTTTTCAAATCATCATGACTGGCTTACTTACATGGCTCTACTATTATTTCGCACCATTTCCCGCTCCAAATATGGAAATAATTATCATTCGCGGGCTAACTCATTTTTTAGCTATACTTTCTATTTCCATGATAATCAAATATTACAAAAGAGAAAATGAAAGTACACTAAATTTAGCCCTTGCCCTAGCAAAATCACTAGATGCCAGAGATAAATATACAGCGCTCCACTCTGAACATGTGGCTAACTACGCCTGCATGATTGCTAAAGAGATGGGATTATCACGAAAAAAATGTGAACAAATACATTTGGGAGGTCTATTGCACGATATAGGTAAGATTGGTATTTCCGAGTCTATCCTGTTGAAACCATCGAGACTGACATTGGAAGAATATGAGCTTATTAAACAGCATCCAGCCATCGGTTATCAAATGGTCAAGCATATTACGTTCTTCCAAAAAAACGGCATTCTTGATGCCATCTTGTATCATCATGAACACTTTGACGGAACTGGGTATCCTCAGGGGCTAAAGGGGAAGCAAATTCCCCTGATAGCCCGGATATTGGCAGTCGCAGATTCGTTTGACGCAATGACATCGAGCCGAGTCTATCGGGATAAATCGGATAAGAACCACGCTATTGATCAATTAAAGAAGAATGCAGGAACACAGTTTGATCCTGCAATCGTGGATGTGTTCATCAACATCATAGCTGATCGGTCAGGCGGGAGAAAGCATCCATGCCATAGCCTGCATCGATCGCCTGGCGGGCAATGGCATAGGCTGCGCTGA
- a CDS encoding NAD(P)-dependent oxidoreductase — protein MENNQTSKRSSVTVIGMGPMGQALAGAFLQNGHPVTVWNRTAGKADAVVARGATLAQTVRDAIEASPLVVICVLDYHAVEAILGHEGEALSGKTLVNLTADSPDRARSMAKWAADRGIDYLDGAIMTPTPTIGTPAAVVLYSGSEAVYSVHQPTLASIGGTASYLGDDHGRAAAFDVSLLDLFWTTMSGYVHALALARAENISPREFARYAQGIVAILPDIMEYMAEHVEEDSFPGDKSNLNSAAAGMEHIIHAAKHNGIDASVLSAAYAIARQAIDAGYGMDAFSRLTDQL, from the coding sequence ATGGAAAATAACCAAACAAGCAAGCGGTCATCGGTCACGGTCATCGGCATGGGGCCCATGGGTCAGGCGCTGGCAGGAGCCTTTTTGCAAAATGGTCATCCTGTAACGGTTTGGAACCGCACCGCGGGAAAGGCTGATGCAGTCGTCGCCAGGGGGGCCACTCTCGCACAGACAGTCAGGGACGCGATCGAAGCGAGTCCGCTCGTTGTGATCTGCGTGCTGGATTACCACGCGGTGGAAGCCATTCTCGGACATGAGGGAGAGGCGCTGAGCGGGAAAACATTGGTCAATCTCACGGCTGACTCGCCGGACCGTGCCCGATCGATGGCGAAATGGGCAGCGGATAGAGGGATCGATTACCTCGATGGAGCGATCATGACTCCTACCCCGACGATAGGAACGCCTGCTGCGGTCGTCTTGTACAGCGGCTCAGAAGCGGTCTACTCGGTGCACCAGCCGACTTTGGCGAGTATAGGCGGTACGGCATCGTACCTGGGGGATGACCATGGCCGGGCAGCGGCTTTTGACGTCTCCCTGCTCGACCTGTTCTGGACCACCATGAGCGGGTATGTGCACGCCCTCGCCCTGGCTCGCGCGGAGAATATCTCTCCCAGGGAGTTTGCCCGGTACGCGCAAGGAATCGTCGCCATCCTGCCTGACATCATGGAATATATGGCGGAGCACGTGGAGGAAGACAGCTTTCCGGGAGACAAGTCAAACCTCAACTCTGCAGCGGCAGGAATGGAGCACATTATCCACGCGGCCAAACACAACGGCATCGATGCCAGCGTGCTCAGCGCAGCCTATGCCATTGCCCGCCAGGCGATCGATGCAGGCTATGGCATGGATGCTTTCTCCCGCCTGACCGATCAGCTATGA
- a CDS encoding NAD(P)-dependent oxidoreductase: MRKELHENRAADSAEKKLTSVSVIGLGNMGVALAGAFLKGGHPTTVWNRSSEKGDELVGKGAYRAQSLAEAVSASDVVVVCLTTYEVMHELFAPLNAEMKGKVLINLTTGTPERARQTLQWATERGIDYLDGAIMAIPPMIGAPDALIFYGGPKSVFDAHEQLLKQLGGNTTYLGPDTGVPLLYDLALLSMLYGAWYSYFHAHAMLSTANVTAAEFLPYASNWIQHLIVPLLTDPETARALDEGNHATEVSNMAVNRLGLENIVQSSEEMGISPDWLVPIHAIAKQMVEEGYGADAFTRVFEEMKRNGGHPHGK; the protein is encoded by the coding sequence ATGAGGAAAGAGCTTCACGAGAACAGGGCAGCCGATTCGGCTGAGAAAAAGCTGACCTCGGTGTCGGTCATTGGATTGGGGAATATGGGCGTGGCACTTGCAGGCGCATTTCTGAAAGGGGGTCATCCAACTACGGTCTGGAACCGTTCAAGCGAAAAAGGGGATGAGCTGGTTGGAAAAGGTGCATACCGCGCGCAGTCCTTGGCCGAAGCGGTATCCGCAAGTGATGTAGTCGTCGTCTGCCTGACTACTTATGAGGTCATGCATGAGCTGTTCGCCCCGCTGAATGCGGAGATGAAGGGGAAAGTCCTGATCAACCTGACGACAGGAACGCCAGAGCGGGCTCGCCAAACACTGCAGTGGGCAACCGAGCGGGGAATCGACTATCTCGACGGTGCCATTATGGCGATTCCGCCCATGATCGGAGCTCCAGATGCACTGATTTTCTACGGGGGGCCGAAGTCTGTTTTTGATGCGCACGAGCAACTGCTGAAACAGCTGGGGGGCAACACGACCTATCTCGGTCCAGATACCGGTGTTCCTCTGCTGTATGACTTGGCGCTCCTGAGCATGCTTTATGGTGCTTGGTACAGCTACTTCCATGCCCATGCCATGCTGAGCACAGCCAACGTCACCGCAGCGGAATTCCTGCCTTATGCGAGCAACTGGATCCAGCATCTGATCGTTCCTCTGCTGACGGACCCCGAAACCGCCCGCGCATTGGATGAGGGCAACCATGCGACGGAGGTATCCAACATGGCGGTCAACCGGCTCGGGCTGGAAAACATCGTCCAATCAAGCGAGGAAATGGGGATTTCACCCGACTGGCTGGTTCCGATCCATGCGATCGCCAAGCAAATGGTTGAGGAAGGCTATGGCGCCGATGCGTTTACGCGTGTGTTTGAAGAGATGAAGAGGAACGGAGGTCACCCCCATGGAAAATAA
- a CDS encoding aspartate/glutamate racemase family protein: MKTIGLIGGMSWESSQVYYQLVNEAVRDRLGGLHSAKCILYSVDFAQIEELQHAGKWEEAGEHMADAARSLEAAGADLIILCTNTMHKLADHILGATTLPFVHIADATASKIKADGHRRVGLLATRFTMEQDFYKGRLRDTHGLEVLTPDEEGRQTVHAIIYEELCRGVIREDSKQAYLKIVADLIEAGAEAIILGCTEIGLLISQADCTVPVYDTTQIHAIAAVEAALEK; the protein is encoded by the coding sequence ATGAAAACAATCGGACTCATCGGCGGAATGAGCTGGGAATCGTCCCAGGTCTATTACCAGCTGGTAAACGAGGCAGTGAGAGATCGGCTGGGGGGCTTACACTCGGCCAAATGCATTCTGTACTCCGTGGACTTCGCGCAGATCGAGGAATTGCAGCATGCAGGGAAGTGGGAGGAAGCCGGCGAGCATATGGCGGATGCGGCGAGAAGTCTGGAGGCGGCAGGCGCTGATCTGATCATTTTGTGCACCAATACGATGCACAAGCTGGCCGACCACATTTTGGGGGCGACGACGCTGCCATTTGTACATATCGCCGATGCCACGGCCAGCAAGATCAAGGCGGATGGTCACCGGCGCGTGGGGCTGCTCGCGACGCGCTTTACCATGGAGCAAGATTTTTATAAAGGCAGGCTGCGGGATACGCACGGACTGGAGGTCCTCACCCCAGACGAAGAGGGCAGGCAGACGGTTCATGCGATCATTTACGAAGAGCTGTGTCGAGGCGTCATTCGGGAAGACTCCAAGCAGGCTTATTTAAAGATTGTTGCAGATTTGATCGAAGCAGGCGCGGAGGCGATCATCCTCGGCTGCACGGAAATCGGGCTGTTGATTTCGCAGGCGGACTGCACGGTGCCGGTGTACGATACAACCCAGATCCATGCGATCGCTGCCGTAGAAGCAGCGCTGGAAAAATAG
- a CDS encoding RpiB/LacA/LacB family sugar-phosphate isomerase: protein MKIALASDRGGFALKQYLLEKLAADLVAIHDFGCTDPMSDDYAIGYPDYAEMVGKAVASGNVDRGILVCGTGIGMSIAANKVRGVRCALVHDTFSAEQTRLYNDSNVLALGEMMIGRALGYEIVKTWLRTPFMGNMNRLEKIKELEEA from the coding sequence TTGAAAATTGCCTTGGCATCAGACCGCGGCGGATTCGCCCTCAAGCAATACCTCCTGGAAAAGCTGGCTGCCGATTTGGTCGCCATCCATGATTTTGGCTGCACTGATCCAATGTCGGACGATTACGCAATAGGGTACCCGGACTACGCTGAAATGGTGGGAAAAGCTGTTGCTTCCGGTAATGTTGATCGGGGAATTCTCGTATGCGGGACGGGGATCGGGATGTCCATCGCAGCGAACAAAGTAAGGGGAGTGCGCTGCGCACTGGTGCACGATACGTTTTCGGCTGAACAGACGCGCCTTTATAACGACTCCAATGTGCTGGCGCTAGGGGAAATGATGATCGGGCGCGCGCTGGGCTATGAGATCGTGAAAACGTGGCTCCGCACCCCGTTTATGGGCAACATGAATCGATTGGAGAAAATCAAAGAGCTGGAAGAGGCATGA
- a CDS encoding sugar nucleotide-binding protein: MAKRRVLLLGASGYLGAQILQELRHDQANEIVGTCYSSSVHADLARIDVKDDRSFAALINRLQPDVVVWSLRGVDSVDALELIEQGMETLLKSVPEHSKIMYLSTDGVFGQKTGPFTEEEETGLLDERNPLAGYCLAKIKGEELVRGRSENHLILRYGPIYGKNGADVWDKRVSSLASELEGREVVRTGNLFKSFVHVEDLARAIAELVPSAYTGTLHLGPARKESYYSFCRKMAARLGLNPDLVKEDVLSEERARELGIPLDTSLDASRARALLKTAFRSL; this comes from the coding sequence ATGGCAAAGCGCAGGGTGCTTTTGTTGGGCGCAAGCGGTTATTTGGGAGCGCAAATCTTGCAGGAACTGAGGCACGACCAAGCGAACGAGATAGTAGGTACCTGCTATTCGTCATCCGTACATGCTGATCTGGCTCGAATCGACGTGAAGGATGATCGCTCCTTTGCTGCGCTGATCAATCGGCTCCAGCCTGATGTGGTCGTCTGGTCGCTGCGGGGAGTAGACAGCGTCGACGCCCTTGAATTGATCGAACAAGGCATGGAAACATTATTGAAAAGTGTGCCTGAACATTCGAAAATCATGTATCTTTCTACAGATGGGGTATTCGGTCAAAAAACAGGACCTTTCACGGAAGAGGAAGAAACCGGGCTGCTCGATGAACGAAATCCGCTGGCAGGCTACTGTCTCGCCAAAATAAAGGGGGAGGAGCTTGTTCGCGGGAGGAGTGAAAACCATCTCATCCTGCGCTACGGCCCGATCTATGGGAAAAATGGAGCAGATGTATGGGACAAGAGAGTGAGCTCGCTGGCTTCCGAGCTGGAAGGTCGTGAAGTGGTCCGTACGGGCAACCTCTTCAAATCCTTTGTCCACGTCGAGGACCTGGCTCGGGCGATAGCGGAGCTGGTGCCGAGCGCATACACAGGCACGCTTCACTTGGGACCGGCAAGGAAGGAGAGCTATTACTCATTTTGCCGGAAAATGGCGGCGCGACTAGGCTTGAACCCGGATCTGGTGAAAGAGGACGTGCTGTCCGAAGAAAGGGCGAGAGAACTGGGCATACCGCTTGATACCTCGCTCGATGCGAGCAGAGCGCGCGCCTTGTTGAAAACGGCCTTTCGAAGTCTGTAG
- a CDS encoding TIGR01777 family oxidoreductase, with the protein MSKKFVLAGGSGFLGNALADDLTERGHEVVILTRGKSRTDRSIRYVQWDGATPGDWTHEMDGCHAVVNFTGKSVNCLYTSKNKDEIIRSRLDSVRVLTDAILSCEHPPAVFVQAGSLAIFGDTEQECDENAPHGTGFSVNVCERWEEAFFARELPQTRKVLLRIGFALGKHGGALEPLAKLASLGLGGTVGSGSQYISWLHVDDLNEMFRFVIENEQVSGILNATGPNPVTNREFMKTLRNVLGKGWAPPTPAPFVMLGAYLVMRTDPSLALTGRNCVPTKLLSHGFSFGYTNLEEALRDLLVPQRVND; encoded by the coding sequence GTGAGCAAAAAGTTCGTATTGGCTGGCGGCTCCGGCTTTCTAGGGAATGCCTTGGCTGATGATTTGACAGAAAGAGGTCATGAGGTCGTCATCTTGACTCGAGGAAAATCGCGGACGGACCGCTCCATCCGCTATGTACAGTGGGACGGCGCTACGCCCGGTGATTGGACGCATGAAATGGACGGGTGCCATGCCGTGGTCAACTTTACGGGCAAAAGCGTGAACTGCCTGTACACCTCCAAAAACAAGGACGAAATCATTCGCTCCAGGCTGGACTCCGTGCGCGTCCTGACAGATGCCATTCTAAGCTGCGAGCACCCTCCTGCCGTTTTCGTCCAGGCCGGATCTCTCGCCATCTTCGGAGATACCGAACAGGAATGCGACGAAAATGCTCCGCACGGTACCGGCTTCTCCGTCAACGTCTGCGAGCGATGGGAGGAAGCCTTTTTTGCCCGTGAACTGCCGCAAACGAGAAAGGTGCTCCTGCGCATCGGCTTCGCCCTCGGGAAGCATGGCGGCGCCCTCGAGCCTCTAGCCAAGCTGGCCTCGCTCGGGCTTGGCGGCACGGTCGGCAGCGGCAGCCAGTACATCAGCTGGCTGCATGTCGATGACTTGAATGAGATGTTTCGGTTTGTCATCGAAAACGAGCAAGTCAGCGGCATTCTCAATGCTACGGGACCGAATCCCGTGACGAATCGGGAGTTCATGAAGACACTTCGCAACGTGCTTGGCAAGGGCTGGGCCCCGCCGACTCCCGCTCCCTTCGTCATGCTGGGTGCCTACCTCGTCATGCGGACAGACCCGAGCCTGGCTCTCACGGGCCGCAACTGCGTTCCGACCAAGCTGCTTTCGCACGGCTTTTCCTTTGGCTACACCAATCTGGAAGAAGCACTGCGCGACTTGCTCGTACCCCAAAGAGTAAATGACTGA